The Erigeron canadensis isolate Cc75 chromosome 1, C_canadensis_v1, whole genome shotgun sequence genome segment tGTGAAGTTTAGATTTTGTTTCATAATTGCATTTTAACTACTGTATATCTATTTAcgtatataataactttttatttttattaatttatgcaTTCGAGCAGTAACATCTAGGACACGGAATACAAGTGTAAGTGTTTGAGTTTCGAATATACTTGGTGGTAAGATgcgattgataaagatcttaTGATTTGAAACTTATTTTAGGAGATAAATAAGTTTAACCCATTATCGATTATAACCCGTCTCTTTCATTcctacattttaaaaaaaaatgttattgtaTGTAGATAATCAAGGTGATAGTAGATTGtgcccttttttcttttcttttcttttgttttggttGTCGTGTTTGTTACCATTTGATTCAAGTTGCATGCTATATGTAAAAAGATTAATGATTTATAAAAAGTCATAAAAGTGTATGTAAACGCTTGAAAGCAGGGGCGGTAATAAAGGGGGGCAACGGGGTCCAATTctcccctccaaatttaaattttgtcatgtttaattttttatagatttttaaaaattttcaataggtttttaacattttgcctccttttagatttatttttcataaattttttaagtttgtccCTTTTGAGATTTTTTCCTGATATCGCCTCTACCTAAAAGTATATAATCTTCCAATTAGTTTTACTGTAAAAGAATAGGATGGTTTCTTTTAATCTTTACAACTAATTCTTCGTAATAATGTTTAATATCTTTCGATTTATTCTCATTTTATTTGAATCCACGTAAacgtatattttatttataatcatTCACTTCAACTtcaacaataatttttatatatatatatatatatatatattattgaaaaatCAATAGTACATGTATAAATGCACATGCAGACAATTGATATAAACTTATTCCGATCGGTCTTTTCCTATCAAATGGTAGGTCCTCTTAAATCTGGCTCAGGCTCTGGTTGATACTGTGATATACTATATTTATGTGATGATTACGATCTCTAAATATTTGTCCTTGTAAAGCCATAACCACATGTCATGTTCTCATTTCCATTCAAACAGAAAAAGTCAACATAGATCACGCTATGTTATTTCCAAATTCGGAAACAAAAGACACGTCCCTTGCCACGTGGTGAACACAACCCGCCACCTATGTCCACTTTTACTGCCACCTGTACTCACCCCAAGCGGTCACTCATCTCCCAACCTTTTAACACCCCATTTCCGATCCATCAAAAGGGTTATCAATTTATCATCAATCTAGTCTTATCAAACACAAAAATCAGATCAATCGAATGATGGAACCTAGTCATGCCTCAACCCGTCCTGCTGTCCCCGGTGAGAAGACGAAAATGGGCACCTCCCTCGTTGACACCGCCGCGTCTACCATCCAATCTTTTGGTCCCACCAAGCAAATCCATCAACACCTTTGCGCGTAAGTTTTTTTTCCCTCATTCGTTTATTCTTACTATAACAACGCCAATAATTTATTGGCGTTTATGGATGCGTCATGCGtatttcaaaacataaaatCCGTACAACATGGGACAAAACATATGTAaattttgttgtgtatataatttagCCTAGTGATGTTGCATTTACAACATGCAACATTAGATGTGCATACAAATCGATTAGAATAATGTGACAATTAACAAGTATTGAACAATAGAATtgatattgtttatattttggaATAAGATTTCACTTTTACGCGGATGATATGACACGACAAGTGGAGGCGCACCACTACTGCGGCCACCTAAACGACGAAGTGAGGCAGTGTTTGATCTACGACCGTCCGGAGGCGGACGCTCGGTTGATCGGAGTGGAATATATAGTGACCGAAGATCTGTTTTTAACATTGCCTGATTCGGAGAAACCGATGTGGCATAGTCATGAGTATGAGGTGAAGAGTGGTGTGCTTTTTCTCCCCGGTGTTCCTGGTCCGGTTGAACGGTCGGATTTGGAGAAAGTGGCGAAAACGTATGGAAAGACCATTCACTTTTGGCAGGTGGACAGAGGTGATGAACTGCCCTTGGGTTTGCCGCAGGTGATGATGGCTCTTACTCGAGATGGCCAACTTTATCCTAATCTCGCTAAAGGTATCTATAGATTTCAATCCTATGATCTCATGTACGTAATTATGTCTCTCTGAGTGTTTTGTCCGAGACAAGCTAGAGTTTTTAGAAACAAACCTTACTATATAAAGTAACCGTGGTCACTCTAATAACTGGGTATTGCTTACAGATGTGGAATCTCGCTACGGTATCTTCTACGACAAGGAAAGGCATAACAGAGAATACATGGAAGGTTTAGCCCATGGGATTCACCCAAAAGCAAACGCAGCTGGAATCGGGCTCAAGACTGTGCTACGAGAGATTGAATGCAAGCCTTCCGGCCACCCTAGTCTGGAACCTGTCCCCAGGGTTTTTGTTTGAGAAGTGGATTCTATATTTGGGTCTTTTCAAGAACATGTGACGTGTTTTTAGTGTTCTTTGTCTTAGAATAAAGATACTGATGCTATGAATCGAGCCAGGTTGCCATACACCAGTAAAAGAATAGTTACAGGTTCAGTGTGATTTCTGTACAATAAGTAGGAAACTGTAATAACTCGCCTTATATATCAACAACATAAGAGAATAATTCGACTCATGGAACGCGCTCCAGGACTCTCTGTAATGCGGTTTTTATCCCATCTTGATCAAGTGAAGTTACAAGTTGTATTTCCTGTACCTGAATACATATTAGCCATGTTGTTACTAGCTAGCAATGCCAATGCAGATATATATGTTATCAAACGTAACACACAACCTTTCAAGTTGTGTACATCAGTGCATGATAAGACATACTGTATAACCAAAATTATTGGTGCATATTTTCTGTGTGTCAAGGTCAGATCAAGGTTTCCTATCAGAAAGTGTGTGTTATGTGTTTCTTTGACGCCTACCAAAACAGATATTTGATTTCTACAGTATTTCTGACCTATGAGTCTTGATTGAGTTTCGTTTAACCATATATTAAGCATGGTTATGAAAATACTATTGACCTACTTCAGTTTTGGGCTCGAATCTGCATAAAAGACAGACTTCAGACAGATCTATTAACGGAGATTAGATTCGAGATTAAGAGGGTCGGTCACTTGATTGGGAGGACTTGATTAAAGAAAATAACAAGAACTTGTGTCGGTGGGTGCTCAGCACCCTGTAGCCCGTACTAGCTCCGTCTATGGATCATCCAAACTTGCTAAGAATGCTAGTTGAGTTGTGAGTTGTGACATAGAGCATAACTAATTCAAAGAGAAGTATAAACTATAAACGCATACCTGTCTTCCGGCTCGAGCAAGGAGAGTGAACTGGTTTCCATTAGGTGGTGCCTGTAGAGGATCAAGATATGTAAAACTTGCTATAGAGCTTATGATGGATAGCAACAGTAATGCACCAACTCTGTTTGTCCTATCATTTAGGTTGTATTGCCAACAGTTTACCTAGTTTCTTATATCTTTTAGTTACACCTTTAGCAAATGTACATTCTTAGAAGTGTATGTACTTTATTATAGGAGTAAACTAGGCTTTCAATTATTTATCAGTGTAACACGAAGTAATAGTACATCGTTAAAATGGTGTGTGTTTATTCTGGAACTTAATAAATAGTACGAAACTTACATTGGACAACCAAAGCTGCAGATCTTGTGATACCACGCGTTTCTCAAATCCTTGACGTGTTACCTTCACGTCAATTATCCTGATTAGGGGAAGCGATAAGTTAGAAACTGTATAAGGTTCAAGATTAAGAGATGtgctaacaaaacataattcTCATTTTACCCATCTTCTCGAAGTAGCTCTTCAAGTATCGTTTCGAGTCCTGAAAGTGGCTCAATGACATAATCGGCGGTTCCATCTGAACTAGAATTACTTGAATCATCCTGCATATAAAGATGGATCATTTCATTAACAAATGAAGACAAATTACGGACTGCTATAAGATCAGTGTTAGGATTGACTGGTTTAATATGGGAACATTTTGGTGTTgaaatgtgaagaaaaaaaagagatgaaaaCTACTCATCATACTTGAGGAATGACTTTTTCCAAAGTTTCCAGTAGTGGATCTTCCTCCAGTTGCTTTATTGACAATGTAATTCTTGATTTATTCCTACCATATACTCACAAATCAGAAGACCATATGTTGGATAATGGAAAGTTTGCAGAAATAAGTAAAACTAGTTCAACataatcattttctttcattaGTCTTTTAAAAAATCGAGTCTTTTTCCATGTTCATTTAATTGGACTCAATATCACATCAGCTGTACGAGAAAATGATACAATGACCACACTACTTTCAACATCATATAGTGTCAGCTACAAAAACTCATTACCTATCAACACCGATGACTTTGACCTTCACATCTTCACCTTCGTTCAGGATATCCCTAACATCTTGTACTAAATCCCATGACACCTCCGACACATGTACAAGCCCAGTTAGATGATAAGATCCTGCATCAGATTTCCAATTGCATTAGTGTAAACTACAAATATGACCTCTCAATGGAAAAACTCTGGCCTAAGTGGCTAAGCACAAACTCCTTACCGTCTGGGAACTGCAAGTGAGCAAAGGCACCGTAGTCTTCTACCGATCCAACTTTGGCTTGATATATGTTTCCAATTTTTACAAAACTGGAATATTTTGACCAAGCAGCTTCTTTTTCAGAAAATATCAGTTTCCTTTTCTCCTCTTCAGCATGAATCACCTATCATTCGTATTTCATATCTATCCATGTTAGTATCATGATGCAATAATCTGGTATTGCTTGCAAATGGGAATTCAAAGTAGAAGAAAGCTTGTCTCGTGTTTGATTATGCAATGGGATATGTCTTCTTAAAACGGTACCTTAACAGAAATGAGAGAACCAGCTAAAGCTTTTGCTATCTCTTGTATGGGCTTGTCAGGTTCTGCATATTGACCACAAAGTGCTATTAGCAACTAAGAACAAAGTTAATTGTGAAAGCATATCCTTTTCCAAGTTGGCATCCATTGGGACTTGGTAATTGACTGGGTTCCAAATTACGAAATCTGATCATTTTCGGTCTCAAATCTCATCAAGGAAATAAAGATAGGCGATATCTCTGTCTAAGGAGATAAAGATGAACCCTTTCTATACAAGAATTGAGCAAACACTGAATAAATCAAGTCGGTAGCCAGGAGGTTAGGGGTATTTCGATGTACGTTTTATAAGTGATATTATAGGTTGAGAGTTGGAATCAGATGATCAAGTGGCTTGAACATAATTGTAAGTAGAAAAGTAATGACATTACAGTAACTCTTCCATTTAGTATCATGATCCGAGCAACGCAATCAAGAAGCACATGAAAAACTAGCAGCAATCATGCAAGTAAAAAAGTTTTTCGAAGCCACTTGACCTTGGTTCTATATAGTGTTTTGATCATCCATAACATAACTAGTGACATGAATATAAATTAACAGCAATGACTAAGATGTGAAAACACCGCATACCTTTGC includes the following:
- the LOC122584737 gene encoding oil body-associated protein 1A-like; the encoded protein is MMEPSHASTRPAVPGEKTKMGTSLVDTAASTIQSFGPTKQIHQHLCAFHFYADDMTRQVEAHHYCGHLNDEVRQCLIYDRPEADARLIGVEYIVTEDLFLTLPDSEKPMWHSHEYEVKSGVLFLPGVPGPVERSDLEKVAKTYGKTIHFWQVDRGDELPLGLPQVMMALTRDGQLYPNLAKDVESRYGIFYDKERHNREYMEGLAHGIHPKANAAGIGLKTVLREIECKPSGHPSLEPVPRVFV
- the LOC122584736 gene encoding 30S ribosomal protein S1-like encodes the protein MQFSAAVGSPPYSTHTPSPPVHWNWNYSTTTATSNNNNVFICRSSLTPKKPASPPKVVVSVAGDNNTSKTQVIDLIDDDDDVVRQARRSADWKAARAHLDNGIVYQGRVEGSNGGGLLIRFYSLVGFLPYPQLSPSHSCKEPDKPIQEIAKALAGSLISVKVIHAEEEKRKLIFSEKEAAWSKYSSFVKIGNIYQAKVGSVEDYGAFAHLQFPDGSYHLTGLVHVSEVSWDLVQDVRDILNEGEDVKVKVIGVDRNKSRITLSIKQLEEDPLLETLEKVIPQDDSSNSSSDGTADYVIEPLSGLETILEELLREDGIIDVKVTRQGFEKRVVSQDLQLWLSNAPPNGNQFTLLARAGRQVQEIQLVTSLDQDGIKTALQRVLERVP